One Chryseobacterium sp. StRB126 genomic region harbors:
- a CDS encoding helix-turn-helix domain-containing protein, which yields MNTSELNSFIVILIYGSLVLLSLLNIANPLMGNRKANFWFGIFLFLWSTFWLDEILFLITGSPIEFHSLFPVRIVQYLTPIFFYFSVLFYTHPSFRFKITDVKFLLLPVIFVICLVLIRLGYTNPFESLSIILILFQALFYTLLSYITIRKHQRKIQQFSSNTEGINLNWLEYIILVILAVNIIYVVYNLFYDPKSLNFFINAVFLFVIYCVGYYSLKQKEIYPLEEKQREELISIQDDSDSVDVKRKLMPNEELERIKTQLENIMETQKPYLDSELNLIKLAEMVSVSTHHLSYVINTGCQKNFFQYVNEFRVEHAQQLLKDSESKLSILGIAYESGFNSKTSFNTTFKKVTGQTPSEFKK from the coding sequence GTGAACACATCAGAATTAAACAGTTTCATCGTGATACTTATCTATGGTTCATTGGTTTTGCTTTCTCTACTCAACATTGCCAATCCTTTAATGGGTAACAGGAAAGCCAATTTCTGGTTTGGAATCTTTCTCTTTCTCTGGTCCACATTCTGGTTAGATGAGATTCTTTTTCTGATCACCGGTTCGCCCATTGAGTTTCACTCCTTATTTCCGGTTCGGATCGTACAGTATCTTACTCCCATCTTTTTTTATTTCAGCGTATTATTTTATACCCATCCTTCTTTCAGATTTAAAATAACAGATGTAAAGTTTCTGTTGTTGCCCGTAATATTCGTGATATGTCTGGTATTGATTAGATTAGGTTATACCAATCCTTTTGAGTCTTTAAGCATCATTCTTATCTTGTTTCAGGCCTTGTTTTATACCTTACTTTCTTATATCACCATCAGAAAACATCAGCGAAAGATTCAGCAGTTTTCTTCCAATACCGAAGGAATCAATCTAAACTGGCTAGAATACATTATTCTTGTGATTCTAGCTGTGAATATTATCTATGTAGTGTACAATCTGTTTTATGACCCCAAATCATTAAACTTCTTTATTAATGCTGTATTTCTGTTTGTTATTTACTGCGTGGGCTATTATTCTTTGAAACAGAAAGAAATTTATCCATTGGAAGAAAAACAGCGTGAAGAATTAATCTCTATTCAGGATGATTCTGATTCTGTAGACGTAAAAAGAAAGCTGATGCCTAATGAAGAGCTGGAAAGAATCAAAACACAGCTTGAAAATATTATGGAAACACAGAAACCTTATTTGGACAGTGAACTGAACCTTATTAAGTTGGCTGAAATGGTATCTGTTTCTACTCATCATTTATCCTATGTGATCAATACCGGCTGTCAAAAGAATTTTTTCCAATACGTGAATGAGTTCAGAGTTGAACATGCTCAACAGCTTCTTAAAGATTCCGAGAGTAAATTATCCATTCTGGGAATAGCCTACGAATCAGGGTTCAATTCCAAGACTTCTTTTAATACTACTTTCAAAAAAGTGACCGGGCAAACCCCTTCCGAGTTTAAAAAATAA